In a single window of the Mustela nigripes isolate SB6536 chromosome 17, MUSNIG.SB6536, whole genome shotgun sequence genome:
- the NR1H2 gene encoding oxysterols receptor LXR-beta isoform X3 encodes MSTPTASSLDTPLPGNGPSQPSAPSSSPAIKEEGPELWPAGPDPDVPGSDWARSACSVVVPDPAEEPERKRKKGPAPKMLGHELCRVCGDKASGFHYNVLSCEGCKGFFRRSVVRGGARRYACRGGGTCQMDAFMRRKCQQCRLRKCKEAGMREQCVLSEEQIRKKKIRKQQQQQQQQQSPVGPADGSSSTSGPGASPGGSDGGGQGSGEGEGVQLTAAQELMIQQLVAAQLQCNKRSFSDQPKVTVPGFLQLGREDQIALLKASTIEIMLLETARRYNHETECITFLKDFTYSKDDFHRAGLQVEFINPIFEFSRAMRRLGLDDAEYALLIAINIFSADRPNVQEPSRVEALQQPYVEALLSYTRIKRPQDQLRFPRMLMKLVSLRTLSSVHSEQVFALRLQDKKLPPLLSEIWDVHE; translated from the exons ATGTCCACTCCCACCGCCAGTTCCCTGGACACTCCCTTGCCTG GAAATGGCCCGTCTCAACCCAGCGCCCCTTCTTCTTCACCAGCTATAAAGGAGGAGGGTCCTGAACTGTGGCCTGCGGGTCCAGACCCTGATGTTCCGGGCAGTGATTGGGCCCGCTCAGCCTGCAGCGTGG TCGTTCCAGACCCTGCAGAGGAGCCGGAGCGCAAGCGAAAGAAGGGCCCGGCTCCGAAGATGCTGGGCCACGAGCTGTGCCGCGTGTGCGGGGACAAAGCCTCCGGCTTCCACTACAACGTGCTCAGCTGCGAAGGCTGCAAGGGCTTCTTCCGACGCAGTGTGGTCCGAGGCGGGGCCCGGCGCTATGCCTGCCGGGGCGGCGGGACCTGCCAGATGGACGCCTTCATGCGGCGCAAGTGCCAGCAGTGCCGGCTGCGCAAATGCAAGGAGGCCGGGATGAGGGAGCAGT GCGTCCTCTCAGAAGAACAGATACGGAAGAAGAAGATtcggaagcagcagcagcagcagcagcagcagcagtccCCCGTAGGGCCGGCGGATGGCAGCAGCTCAACCTCTGGGCCTGGGGCCTCTCCTGGAGGGTCTGATGGAGGTGGCCAAGGCTCCGGAGAAGGCGAGGGTGTTCAGTTGACCGCTGCTCAGGAACTCATGATCCAGCAACTGGTGGCCGCTCAACTGCAGTGTAACAAACGCTCCTTCTCTGACCAGCCCAAAGTGACG GTGCCTGGCTTCCTGCAACTGGGCCGTGAGGACCAGATCGCCCTCCTGAAGGCATCTACCATTGAG ATCATGCTGCTAGAGACAGCCAGACGCTACAACCATGAGACGGAGTGCATCACTTTCCTGAAGGACTTCACCTATAGCAAGGATGACTTCCACCGTGCAG gCCTGCAGGTGGAGTTCATCAACCCCATCTTTGAGTTCTCACGGGCCATGCGGCGGCTGGGCCTGGATGACGCTGAGTATGCCCTCCTCATCGCCATCAACATCTTCTCCGCTGACCGGCCCAACGTACAGGAGCCGAGCCGCGTCGAGGCCCTGCAACAACCCTATGTTGAGGCACTGCTCTCCTACACGCGCATCAAGAGGCCACAG GACCAGCTGCGCTTTCCACGGATGCTGATGAAGCTCGTGAGCCTGCGCACTCTGAGTTCTGTGCACTCAGAGCAGGTCTTTGCCCTGCGGCTCCAAGACAAGAAGCTGCCGCCTCTGCTGTCTGAGATCTGGGACGTCCATGAGTGA
- the NR1H2 gene encoding oxysterols receptor LXR-beta isoform X2, with protein sequence MSTPTASSLDTPLPGNGPSQPSAPSSSPAIKEEGPELWPAGPDPDVPGSDWARSACSVDPAEEPERKRKKGPAPKMLGHELCRVCGDKASGFHYNVLSCEGCKGFFRRSVVRGGARRYACRGGGTCQMDAFMRRKCQQCRLRKCKEAGMREQCVLSEEQIRKKKIRKQQQQQQQQQSPVGPADGSSSTSGPGASPGGSDGGGQGSGEGEGVQLTAAQELMIQQLVAAQLQCNKRSFSDQPKVTPWPLGADPQSRDARQQRFAHFTELAIISVQEIVDFAKQVPGFLQLGREDQIALLKASTIEIMLLETARRYNHETECITFLKDFTYSKDDFHRAGLQVEFINPIFEFSRAMRRLGLDDAEYALLIAINIFSADRPNVQEPSRVEALQQPYVEALLSYTRIKRPQDQLRFPRMLMKLVSLRTLSSVHSEQVFALRLQDKKLPPLLSEIWDVHE encoded by the exons ATGTCCACTCCCACCGCCAGTTCCCTGGACACTCCCTTGCCTG GAAATGGCCCGTCTCAACCCAGCGCCCCTTCTTCTTCACCAGCTATAAAGGAGGAGGGTCCTGAACTGTGGCCTGCGGGTCCAGACCCTGATGTTCCGGGCAGTGATTGGGCCCGCTCAGCCTGCAGCGTGG ACCCTGCAGAGGAGCCGGAGCGCAAGCGAAAGAAGGGCCCGGCTCCGAAGATGCTGGGCCACGAGCTGTGCCGCGTGTGCGGGGACAAAGCCTCCGGCTTCCACTACAACGTGCTCAGCTGCGAAGGCTGCAAGGGCTTCTTCCGACGCAGTGTGGTCCGAGGCGGGGCCCGGCGCTATGCCTGCCGGGGCGGCGGGACCTGCCAGATGGACGCCTTCATGCGGCGCAAGTGCCAGCAGTGCCGGCTGCGCAAATGCAAGGAGGCCGGGATGAGGGAGCAGT GCGTCCTCTCAGAAGAACAGATACGGAAGAAGAAGATtcggaagcagcagcagcagcagcagcagcagcagtccCCCGTAGGGCCGGCGGATGGCAGCAGCTCAACCTCTGGGCCTGGGGCCTCTCCTGGAGGGTCTGATGGAGGTGGCCAAGGCTCCGGAGAAGGCGAGGGTGTTCAGTTGACCGCTGCTCAGGAACTCATGATCCAGCAACTGGTGGCCGCTCAACTGCAGTGTAACAAACGCTCCTTCTCTGACCAGCCCAAAGTGACG ccctggcccctggGTGCAGACCCCCAGTCCCGCGATGCCCGCCAGCAGCGTTTTGCCCACTTCACGGAGTTAGCCATCATCTCAGTCCAGGAGATTGTGGATTTCGCCAAACAGGTGCCTGGCTTCCTGCAACTGGGCCGTGAGGACCAGATCGCCCTCCTGAAGGCATCTACCATTGAG ATCATGCTGCTAGAGACAGCCAGACGCTACAACCATGAGACGGAGTGCATCACTTTCCTGAAGGACTTCACCTATAGCAAGGATGACTTCCACCGTGCAG gCCTGCAGGTGGAGTTCATCAACCCCATCTTTGAGTTCTCACGGGCCATGCGGCGGCTGGGCCTGGATGACGCTGAGTATGCCCTCCTCATCGCCATCAACATCTTCTCCGCTGACCGGCCCAACGTACAGGAGCCGAGCCGCGTCGAGGCCCTGCAACAACCCTATGTTGAGGCACTGCTCTCCTACACGCGCATCAAGAGGCCACAG GACCAGCTGCGCTTTCCACGGATGCTGATGAAGCTCGTGAGCCTGCGCACTCTGAGTTCTGTGCACTCAGAGCAGGTCTTTGCCCTGCGGCTCCAAGACAAGAAGCTGCCGCCTCTGCTGTCTGAGATCTGGGACGTCCATGAGTGA
- the NR1H2 gene encoding oxysterols receptor LXR-beta isoform X1, translated as MSTPTASSLDTPLPGNGPSQPSAPSSSPAIKEEGPELWPAGPDPDVPGSDWARSACSVVVPDPAEEPERKRKKGPAPKMLGHELCRVCGDKASGFHYNVLSCEGCKGFFRRSVVRGGARRYACRGGGTCQMDAFMRRKCQQCRLRKCKEAGMREQCVLSEEQIRKKKIRKQQQQQQQQQSPVGPADGSSSTSGPGASPGGSDGGGQGSGEGEGVQLTAAQELMIQQLVAAQLQCNKRSFSDQPKVTPWPLGADPQSRDARQQRFAHFTELAIISVQEIVDFAKQVPGFLQLGREDQIALLKASTIEIMLLETARRYNHETECITFLKDFTYSKDDFHRAGLQVEFINPIFEFSRAMRRLGLDDAEYALLIAINIFSADRPNVQEPSRVEALQQPYVEALLSYTRIKRPQDQLRFPRMLMKLVSLRTLSSVHSEQVFALRLQDKKLPPLLSEIWDVHE; from the exons ATGTCCACTCCCACCGCCAGTTCCCTGGACACTCCCTTGCCTG GAAATGGCCCGTCTCAACCCAGCGCCCCTTCTTCTTCACCAGCTATAAAGGAGGAGGGTCCTGAACTGTGGCCTGCGGGTCCAGACCCTGATGTTCCGGGCAGTGATTGGGCCCGCTCAGCCTGCAGCGTGG TCGTTCCAGACCCTGCAGAGGAGCCGGAGCGCAAGCGAAAGAAGGGCCCGGCTCCGAAGATGCTGGGCCACGAGCTGTGCCGCGTGTGCGGGGACAAAGCCTCCGGCTTCCACTACAACGTGCTCAGCTGCGAAGGCTGCAAGGGCTTCTTCCGACGCAGTGTGGTCCGAGGCGGGGCCCGGCGCTATGCCTGCCGGGGCGGCGGGACCTGCCAGATGGACGCCTTCATGCGGCGCAAGTGCCAGCAGTGCCGGCTGCGCAAATGCAAGGAGGCCGGGATGAGGGAGCAGT GCGTCCTCTCAGAAGAACAGATACGGAAGAAGAAGATtcggaagcagcagcagcagcagcagcagcagcagtccCCCGTAGGGCCGGCGGATGGCAGCAGCTCAACCTCTGGGCCTGGGGCCTCTCCTGGAGGGTCTGATGGAGGTGGCCAAGGCTCCGGAGAAGGCGAGGGTGTTCAGTTGACCGCTGCTCAGGAACTCATGATCCAGCAACTGGTGGCCGCTCAACTGCAGTGTAACAAACGCTCCTTCTCTGACCAGCCCAAAGTGACG ccctggcccctggGTGCAGACCCCCAGTCCCGCGATGCCCGCCAGCAGCGTTTTGCCCACTTCACGGAGTTAGCCATCATCTCAGTCCAGGAGATTGTGGATTTCGCCAAACAGGTGCCTGGCTTCCTGCAACTGGGCCGTGAGGACCAGATCGCCCTCCTGAAGGCATCTACCATTGAG ATCATGCTGCTAGAGACAGCCAGACGCTACAACCATGAGACGGAGTGCATCACTTTCCTGAAGGACTTCACCTATAGCAAGGATGACTTCCACCGTGCAG gCCTGCAGGTGGAGTTCATCAACCCCATCTTTGAGTTCTCACGGGCCATGCGGCGGCTGGGCCTGGATGACGCTGAGTATGCCCTCCTCATCGCCATCAACATCTTCTCCGCTGACCGGCCCAACGTACAGGAGCCGAGCCGCGTCGAGGCCCTGCAACAACCCTATGTTGAGGCACTGCTCTCCTACACGCGCATCAAGAGGCCACAG GACCAGCTGCGCTTTCCACGGATGCTGATGAAGCTCGTGAGCCTGCGCACTCTGAGTTCTGTGCACTCAGAGCAGGTCTTTGCCCTGCGGCTCCAAGACAAGAAGCTGCCGCCTCTGCTGTCTGAGATCTGGGACGTCCATGAGTGA
- the NAPSA gene encoding napsin-A, giving the protein MSRLPLLLLLLLPPPPLTVDPARASLIRIPLRRVYPGRGTLNPLRGWGKPAVPPSLEAPSPGDKPVFVPLSNYLNAQYYGEIGLGTPPQNFSVVFDTGSSNLWVPSIRCHFLSLPCWFHHRFNSKASSSFQPNGTKFAIQYGTGKLDGILSEDKLTIGGIKGASVIFGEALWEPSLVFTFAHFDGVLGLGFPILAVGGVRPPLDTLVDEGLLDKPIFSFYLNRDPKAADGGELVLGGSDPAHYIPPLTFLPVTIPAYWQIHMERVNVGTGLTLCAQGCAAILDTGTSLITGPTEEIQALHAAIGGVSLLLGEYLIQCSKIPTLPPVSFLLGGVWFNLTAQDYVIQIARGGVRLCLSGFQALDMPPPAGPLWILGDVFLRTYVAVFDRGNLTGGARVGLARARSWEAGPQGGGPAWAQGTGWRAG; this is encoded by the exons ATGTCCCGGCTAccgctgctgctgctcctgctgctgccgccgccgccactgACTGTGGACCCCGCCCGGGCCTCGCTGATCCG GATCCCTCTCCGCCGAGTCTACCCTGGACGTGGGACCCTGAACCCActgaggggatgggggaagccAGCAGTGCCCCCCAGTTTGGAGGCCCCATCCCCTGGGGACAAGCCTGTCTTTGTACCTCTCTCTAATTATCTGAAT GCCCAGTATTATGGGGAAATTGGACTGGGGACACCCCCACAAAACTTCTCTGTCGTCTTTGACACTGGCTCCTCCAACCTCTGGGTTCCATCCATAAGATGCCACTTCTTGAGTCTGCCCTGct GGTTCCACCACCGCTTCAACTCCAAAGCCTCCAGCTCCTTCCAACCCAATGGGACCAAGTTTGCCATTCAGTATGGAACTGGGAAGCTAGATGGCATCCTGAGTGAGGACAAGCTGACT ATTGGAGGAATTAAGGGTGCATCAGTGATTTTTGGAGAGGCTCTGTGGGAGCCCAGCCTGGTCTTCACGTTTGCCCACTTCGATGGGGtactgggcctcggtttccccattcTGGCTGTCGGAGGAGTTCGGCCCCCGCTGGATACACTGGTGGACGAGGGGCTACTGGATAAACCCatcttctccttctacctcaaCAG GGATCCTAAGGCAGCGGATGGAGGAGAGCtggtactgggtggctcagatccaGCTCACTATATCCCACCCCTCACTTTCTTGCCAGTCACGATCCCTGCCTACTGGCAGATCcacatggagcg TGTGAACGTGGGCACAGGGCTGACTCTTTGTGCTCAGGGCTGTGCTGCCATCCTGGACACGGGCACATCCCTCATCACAGGACCCACTGAGGAGATCCAGGCCCTGCATGCCGCCATTGGAGGAGTCTCCCTGCTGTTGGGGGAG TACCTCATCCAGTGCTCGAAAATTCCAACACTTCCTCCAGTCTCCTTTCTCCTTGGTGGGGTCTGGTTTAACCTTACAGCCCAGGACTATGTCATCCAG ATTGCTCGGGGTGGTGTTCGCCTCTGCTTGTCTGGCTTCCAGGCCCTGGACATGCCTCCGCCTGCAGGGCCCCTCTGGATTCTTGGCGATGTCTTCTTGCGGACCTATGTAGCGGTCTTCGATCGCGGGAACCTAACAGGCGGTGCCCGGGTGGGGCTGGCTCGCGCTCGCTCTTGGGAAGCAGGACCACAAGGGGGCGGGCCCGCGTGGGCGCAGGGCACCGGTTGGCGCGCTGGCTAG